The Bacteroidota bacterium genome includes a region encoding these proteins:
- a CDS encoding queuosine precursor transporter: MLLLILGVFFVTNALIAEFIGVKIFALEDSFGWKPFNWNLFGEKGSLNFTVGVILWPIVFIMTDIINEYFGTKGVKRLSYIAIVFILYAFGVVYIAINLAPAGFWPASYVDAGVPDMQKAYSAIFGQGMWIIAGSIAAFFVSQLVDVTIFHRIKFFTGEKNIWMRATGSTVISQIFDSLIVLYIAFVIGPQQWSLSLFFAVATVNYCYKVSAAIILTPLLYVLHRWIDRYLGKELSEKMRAEAMKS, encoded by the coding sequence ATGTTACTTTTAATTCTGGGAGTTTTTTTTGTCACCAATGCGTTAATAGCAGAATTTATTGGAGTTAAAATATTCGCGTTGGAAGATAGTTTCGGCTGGAAACCATTTAATTGGAATTTATTTGGCGAAAAGGGCTCTCTAAACTTTACCGTTGGGGTTATTTTATGGCCCATTGTATTTATAATGACGGATATTATTAATGAATATTTTGGAACAAAAGGAGTGAAGCGATTGAGTTATATTGCCATTGTATTTATTTTATATGCTTTTGGTGTTGTTTATATCGCCATCAATCTTGCACCCGCCGGATTTTGGCCCGCAAGTTATGTTGATGCCGGAGTTCCTGATATGCAAAAAGCCTATAGCGCAATTTTCGGACAAGGAATGTGGATAATAGCAGGTTCTATTGCTGCATTTTTTGTAAGTCAGTTGGTGGATGTTACCATATTTCACAGGATCAAGTTCTTTACCGGTGAAAAGAATATCTGGATGAGGGCCACGGGATCTACGGTGATATCCCAAATATTTGATAGTTTGATCGTGTTGTATATCGCATTTGTTATCGGACCTCAGCAATGGAGTTTAAGTCTGTTTTTTGCCGTTGCGACAGTGAACTATTGTTATAAGGTTTCCGCTGCAATAATTCTGACTCCCTTGTTATATGTGCTCCACAGGTGGATCGACAGGTATTTGGGGAAAGAATTGAGTGAAAAAATGCGGGCAGAAGCTATGAAATCTTAG
- a CDS encoding isoprenylcysteine carboxylmethyltransferase family protein has protein sequence MKPKKTADYIFVSIQILLFIGYWWHPEPVEPILPNIWRYIGMPLALSGIFLVMTAFLQLNRNLTMLPTPTKNATLITTGVFKYMRHPIYTGIFFIALGYAMMEHNFDQLMIALMILLLFEIKSKYEEKKLTEHFPEYPVYSAKTNKFFPFI, from the coding sequence ATGAAACCAAAAAAGACAGCAGATTACATCTTTGTAAGCATTCAGATCCTTTTATTTATCGGCTATTGGTGGCATCCGGAGCCGGTTGAGCCGATTTTACCCAACATCTGGCGATATATAGGTATGCCATTAGCACTAAGCGGAATATTTTTAGTGATGACGGCATTTTTACAATTGAACCGAAATCTTACCATGCTTCCTACCCCGACAAAAAATGCTACATTGATCACTACGGGAGTGTTCAAATATATGCGGCATCCGATTTACACAGGTATTTTTTTTATTGCATTGGGATATGCTATGATGGAACATAATTTTGATCAATTAATGATCGCTTTAATGATACTTTTATTGTTTGAAATTAAATCGAAATATGAAGAAAAAAAGCTGACGGAACATTTTCCGGAATATCCTGTTTACAGTGCGAAAACAAATAAATTTTTTCCATTCATTTAA
- a CDS encoding DUF4190 domain-containing protein — MKINYFYTILILAAFICGSCNITHNHTAVLNPNSETGNGSVKINPAEIEPAAYQPSAAHNEENSEPSNEIVYYSSIDNATWETLIAENDLIITPKKEILPDTLPDGEWLSQSQLARESKIAGIWGLAIFFILPYIAVVFGIIAIAKGRRAQKTIAKSPEKYINAGDAMAGVIMGSIVVGLFVLAVLILTVYLMALSGILNLPNW; from the coding sequence ATGAAAATAAATTATTTTTACACGATACTTATTCTTGCTGCTTTTATTTGTGGAAGTTGTAATATCACTCATAATCACACCGCTGTTTTAAATCCAAATAGTGAAACAGGCAACGGATCAGTCAAAATAAATCCGGCGGAAATTGAACCTGCAGCATACCAACCATCTGCTGCTCATAATGAAGAAAACTCCGAACCATCCAATGAAATTGTATATTATAGTTCTATTGATAATGCTACCTGGGAGACATTGATAGCTGAAAACGACCTAATAATTACTCCAAAAAAGGAAATTCTTCCTGATACGCTTCCCGATGGCGAATGGTTATCTCAATCGCAGTTGGCCAGAGAAAGTAAAATTGCGGGAATTTGGGGACTGGCAATATTTTTTATATTACCCTATATAGCTGTCGTTTTTGGCATAATAGCAATTGCCAAGGGTCGTCGCGCTCAAAAAACTATTGCAAAATCTCCAGAGAAGTATATAAATGCCGGAGATGCAATGGCCGGGGTGATCATGGGTTCCATCGTTGTGGGATTATTTGTGTTAGCAGTATTAATCTTAACTGTTTACCTAATGGCCTTAAGTGGTATACTCAATTTGCCAAATTGGTAA
- a CDS encoding peptide chain release factor 3, whose protein sequence is MSLQSEIQRRRTFAIISHPDAGKTTLTEKFLLYGGAIQVAGAVKSNKIKKSATSDFMDIERQRGISVATSVMTFEYEGIQVNLLDTPGHKDFAEDTYRTLTAVDSVILVIDCVKGVEAQTERLMEVCRMRKTPVIIFINKMDRDGKDPFDLLDELEEKLNIRVRPLSWPINMGSQFKGVYSLYHKKLNVFRPGSQRIEDDVLTIENLNDPLLNKIAGERDAQQLREDVELIEGVYHDFDVNKYLSADIAPVFFGSAINNFGVQELLETFIQIAPVPQGRISDNRIVVPEEKKFSGFVFKIHANIDPRHRDRIAFLRVVSGEFERNSFYHHVRLNKNVRFNNPYSFMAASKDVIEEAYPGDVIGLYDTGNFKIGDTLTEGEELNYKGIPSFSPEIFKELINLDPMKTKQLDKGIEQLTDEGVAQLYTHTSGHKKVVGTVGELQFDVIQYRLENEYGAKCRFAPIPMNKACWMTTTDKKQLEEFIRLKSEYIYFDKDHNPVYMAETSWALNVARENNPHITFHTTSEFKTDALG, encoded by the coding sequence ATGAGTTTACAGTCAGAGATACAGCGCAGGAGAACCTTTGCAATTATTAGTCACCCCGATGCCGGGAAAACGACACTTACAGAAAAATTTCTGCTTTACGGTGGTGCAATTCAGGTTGCGGGTGCCGTTAAAAGCAATAAAATAAAGAAATCTGCCACCAGCGATTTCATGGATATTGAACGCCAAAGAGGTATTTCCGTGGCAACTTCCGTAATGACCTTCGAATATGAGGGAATTCAGGTAAATCTGTTGGATACTCCCGGACACAAGGACTTTGCGGAGGATACTTATCGCACATTAACTGCCGTTGACAGTGTAATTCTTGTAATCGATTGCGTAAAGGGCGTGGAAGCACAAACAGAGCGTTTAATGGAAGTTTGCCGAATGCGCAAAACACCTGTAATTATTTTCATCAATAAAATGGACCGAGATGGAAAAGATCCCTTTGATCTTTTGGATGAATTGGAAGAAAAATTAAATATCCGCGTCCGACCTTTAAGCTGGCCTATAAATATGGGATCTCAATTTAAAGGTGTTTATTCCCTGTATCATAAAAAATTAAATGTTTTTCGCCCGGGTTCACAACGTATTGAAGATGATGTATTAACAATTGAAAATTTAAATGATCCGCTTTTAAATAAAATTGCAGGCGAAAGAGATGCACAACAATTGAGGGAGGATGTGGAATTAATTGAAGGTGTTTATCACGACTTTGACGTAAATAAATATTTAAGTGCGGATATTGCTCCGGTGTTTTTTGGAAGTGCAATTAATAATTTTGGAGTGCAGGAATTATTGGAAACGTTTATTCAAATTGCCCCTGTTCCACAAGGTCGTATTTCAGATAACAGAATTGTTGTTCCTGAAGAAAAAAAATTCAGTGGCTTCGTGTTTAAAATACACGCTAACATAGATCCTCGTCACCGCGACAGAATTGCATTTTTGCGTGTGGTAAGCGGAGAATTTGAACGCAATAGTTTTTATCATCACGTGCGATTAAATAAAAATGTACGTTTTAATAATCCGTATTCTTTTATGGCTGCGAGTAAGGATGTAATTGAAGAGGCATATCCCGGAGATGTAATAGGATTATACGATACCGGTAATTTTAAAATTGGCGATACACTTACCGAAGGAGAAGAATTAAATTACAAAGGTATTCCGAGTTTCTCCCCCGAAATATTTAAAGAATTAATTAACCTCGATCCAATGAAAACAAAACAATTGGATAAAGGAATTGAACAATTAACAGACGAAGGAGTAGCGCAATTATACACCCATACCAGCGGTCATAAAAAAGTGGTGGGCACAGTTGGTGAATTACAATTTGACGTTATCCAATATCGCCTCGAAAACGAATACGGTGCAAAATGTCGCTTCGCTCCTATTCCAATGAACAAAGCATGTTGGATGACCACAACGGATAAAAAACAACTCGAAGAATTTATTCGCCTCAAATCGGAATATATTTATTTTGATAAGGACCATAATCCTGTTTATATGGCGGAGACAAGTTGGGCGTTGAATGTTGCGAGGGAGAATAATCCGCACATTACGTTTCATACTACCAGTGAATTTAAGACAGACGCTCTTGGGTGA
- a CDS encoding alpha/beta hydrolase: MKEYALRISKQIDTTKPFILIGVSLGGMISCELTDIIHPEKVIIISSASSSEEVPKMYTFFKTFPVYREISPSLFKYSSYFLQPLYEPDRKLEKETCVSMLHAKDPLFIKRAVHLIVSWDRTEADNLNKNIIHIHGDIDNTLPIENVQADYIIKGGSHMMVLTKSEEISGIIEREMNIK; the protein is encoded by the coding sequence ATGAAGGAATATGCTCTTCGAATTTCAAAACAAATTGATACCACAAAACCATTCATTTTAATTGGAGTTTCGCTTGGAGGAATGATTTCCTGCGAATTAACCGATATTATTCATCCTGAAAAAGTTATTATTATTTCCAGTGCATCCTCATCGGAAGAAGTTCCTAAAATGTATACTTTTTTCAAAACATTTCCTGTTTACCGCGAAATATCTCCTTCATTGTTTAAATATTCAAGTTATTTTCTCCAACCCCTCTACGAACCCGACCGCAAACTGGAAAAAGAAACCTGTGTAAGCATGTTGCACGCAAAAGATCCATTATTTATTAAACGCGCAGTGCATTTAATTGTAAGCTGGGACAGAACCGAAGCAGATAATCTCAACAAAAATATTATTCATATTCATGGGGATATTGATAATACATTACCGATTGAAAATGTGCAAGCTGATTATATTATTAAGGGTGGATCGCATATGATGGTGTTGACGAAGAGTGAGGAGATTTCGGGGATAATTGAGAGAGAGATGAATATTAAATAG
- a CDS encoding T9SS type A sorting domain-containing protein — translation MKVFIAFILFGIRISIIVAQTPSIEWQHCIGGSDGEDAISILQTTDSGYAVIGLGSSFDGDGIGTNGFGDYWLVRLNQDGSIRWSSIYGGSESDIPRCLIQKQDGGFLIVGTTLSNDGDVIFNHGYYDMWIICVNDTGEIEWQQSLGGSSFDFAYSIQQTFDGGFIVVGSSESLGGDVSNHHGPVGQEPDFWVVKLNNIGDIEWEHSYGGLEAEEATSVIQMADSGYVIAGYTTSNDGDVSGLHGMVGFYSDFWVIRIDSLGNLIWQHCLGGTGDEIAFAITKTSADKCLITGIAHSSDGDVTWEHPGDELWVVQLETSGEIDWEQTYGGDNDDRGYGIISNSESDYYVIGTTKSYDEVTNWHGYIDYWLLNIDTIGNIISETCYGGSEQEGSPYFLDLIDLKKTIDGGYIFAGSTQSNDGDASGLHNAVGLGGDYWIVKLCNPNNEVWYYLDADSDGFGDSEISLKSCVIQEGYVTDSTDCDDADPDIYPGATEELNGLDDDCDGWNDDGLAIDVNHSREIKIYPNPTEGTLTVVSEKADLSNLRLTNLFGQKCSFTAINSEFGTFVIDLAGLQSGIYYLTILGEVNTRFQILKL, via the coding sequence TTGAAAGTATTTATTGCATTCATATTATTTGGAATTCGCATATCAATTATAGTTGCTCAAACGCCTTCAATTGAATGGCAGCATTGCATTGGTGGGTCTGATGGTGAAGATGCTATATCAATACTACAAACCACCGACAGTGGTTATGCGGTAATTGGACTTGGAAGTTCATTTGATGGCGATGGAATCGGCACAAATGGATTCGGAGATTATTGGCTGGTTAGATTGAATCAAGATGGTTCTATACGGTGGTCATCTATATATGGCGGTTCTGAATCAGATATTCCCCGTTGTCTAATACAAAAACAAGATGGCGGTTTTTTGATCGTAGGAACTACCCTTTCGAATGATGGTGATGTCATTTTCAATCATGGCTATTATGACATGTGGATTATATGCGTAAATGATACCGGTGAGATAGAATGGCAACAATCACTCGGTGGAAGTAGTTTTGATTTTGCGTATTCGATTCAGCAAACATTTGATGGTGGATTCATCGTTGTGGGTTCATCTGAGTCTTTGGGAGGGGATGTTTCTAATCATCACGGACCTGTTGGTCAAGAACCGGATTTTTGGGTTGTTAAGCTAAATAATATCGGTGATATTGAATGGGAACATTCCTACGGTGGTTTAGAAGCTGAAGAGGCTACTAGTGTGATACAAATGGCGGACAGCGGATATGTAATTGCGGGATATACTACGTCAAATGATGGAGACGTAAGTGGCTTGCATGGTATGGTTGGTTTCTACTCAGATTTTTGGGTGATCAGGATAGATTCACTTGGAAATTTGATCTGGCAACATTGCTTGGGCGGAACAGGTGATGAAATCGCCTTTGCTATTACAAAAACAAGTGCTGATAAATGTCTGATCACAGGGATTGCTCATTCATCTGACGGAGATGTTACTTGGGAACATCCCGGTGACGAACTATGGGTCGTACAATTAGAAACTAGTGGTGAGATAGACTGGGAACAAACCTATGGTGGTGATAATGATGACAGGGGCTACGGAATAATCAGCAACTCTGAAAGTGATTACTATGTAATAGGGACAACAAAATCTTATGATGAAGTTACTAATTGGCATGGCTATATAGATTATTGGCTTTTGAATATTGATACAATTGGTAATATCATATCCGAAACATGTTATGGAGGCTCAGAACAAGAAGGTAGTCCATATTTTCTTGATTTGATAGATTTAAAGAAAACAATTGATGGTGGATATATTTTTGCAGGATCTACTCAAAGTAACGACGGAGATGCCAGTGGGCTTCATAATGCAGTAGGCTTGGGGGGAGACTACTGGATCGTTAAGCTTTGCAATCCGAACAATGAGGTATGGTACTATCTAGATGCCGATAGTGACGGATTCGGTGATTCAGAAATATCCTTAAAAAGTTGTGTAATACAGGAAGGATACGTAACAGATAGTACGGACTGTGACGATGCCGACCCGGATATATATCCAGGAGCAACGGAAGAGCTTAATGGATTGGATGATGATTGTGATGGCTGGAATGATGATGGTCTTGCAATTGATGTAAATCATTCAAGGGAAATCAAAATATATCCGAATCCAACCGAAGGAACACTTACAGTCGTTTCTGAAAAGGCTGATTTAAGTAATTTAAGACTTACTAACCTATTTGGTCAGAAATGCTCGTTTACTGCAATAAATTCAGAATTTGGAACATTTGTAATTGATCTTGCCGGACTTCAAAGCGGGATTTATTATTTAACAATACTTGGTGAAGTAAACACCAGATTTCAAATATTAAAATTATAA
- a CDS encoding T9SS type A sorting domain-containing protein — MNDFRLEDAFNEFLGLTDPPPAWDAVVNLSDLFKGDPIDPDAGLPGYFNLLKEGINDLDAYGLQFGAGYDNDKQLWATEYNNKPTTSNMTNQESALMDIFLNNYPDGLLLFEWSLFNIRINSNALYHKDFFTASHLHAYAGGGGSCLLTIADCGDFKSFVNPSGVPSPIDPDPYKVPGPEPDENLYLRRTSYWSMKLISEINKQDLYYLHSNYLMPTGNPNVPPTLFRDPGFDYIVLFISNMKEGPQYITINPSSIAPYIFPAFLGFDDYVTINEVQVDRNYMSSGMSNMFDINTCYNCVKDLDIISDNPHPYDIYGITPTFNRPVEYLADIPDGIRFYMDGNSFGYVTIPILKIPERAGQTNQENKSDLIEIAPNPTNSSIKFWSDEPGVLNNDDYKITITSSTGQVMIEGNWKVYEDIDVTSLPSGIYFVNISTTGIPVTIKKLIKSS, encoded by the coding sequence GTGAACGATTTTAGATTGGAAGATGCGTTCAATGAATTTTTAGGATTAACGGATCCGCCTCCGGCATGGGATGCGGTAGTAAATTTAAGTGACCTTTTTAAAGGTGATCCCATTGACCCTGATGCTGGACTCCCGGGTTATTTCAATTTATTAAAGGAAGGAATTAATGATTTAGATGCATATGGACTTCAATTTGGAGCAGGTTATGATAATGATAAGCAGCTTTGGGCAACGGAGTATAATAATAAACCAACAACAAGTAATATGACTAATCAGGAATCTGCCTTAATGGATATTTTTCTGAATAATTACCCTGATGGGCTTTTGTTGTTTGAATGGTCGCTGTTCAACATTCGTATTAATTCAAATGCTTTGTATCATAAGGACTTTTTCACGGCATCGCATTTACATGCATATGCCGGAGGTGGAGGATCTTGTTTGCTTACAATTGCAGATTGTGGAGATTTTAAAAGTTTCGTCAACCCATCGGGAGTTCCATCACCAATTGATCCTGATCCGTATAAGGTTCCTGGTCCCGAACCTGATGAAAACCTTTATTTGCGCCGAACTAGTTATTGGAGTATGAAATTGATCAGTGAGATCAATAAACAAGATTTATATTACCTACATAGCAATTATTTAATGCCTACCGGAAATCCAAATGTGCCCCCTACTTTGTTCAGAGATCCCGGTTTTGATTATATTGTCCTTTTTATTAGTAATATGAAAGAAGGACCACAATATATAACAATAAACCCGAGTTCAATCGCTCCGTATATCTTTCCCGCCTTCTTAGGTTTCGATGATTATGTCACAATCAACGAAGTTCAAGTAGATAGGAACTACATGTCTTCCGGTATGAGTAATATGTTCGATATTAACACCTGCTACAACTGTGTGAAAGACCTTGATATAATAAGTGATAACCCACATCCTTATGATATTTATGGGATCACACCAACCTTTAATAGACCTGTGGAATATTTGGCTGACATTCCCGATGGCATTAGATTTTATATGGATGGAAATTCTTTTGGTTACGTTACAATTCCTATCTTAAAAATTCCCGAAAGAGCAGGACAAACGAATCAAGAAAATAAAAGTGATCTCATTGAAATCGCGCCAAATCCTACAAATAGTTCTATTAAGTTTTGGAGTGATGAACCCGGTGTATTAAATAATGATGATTATAAAATCACTATTACCTCCTCAACAGGGCAGGTTATGATTGAAGGTAATTGGAAGGTTTACGAGGACATTGATGTTACAAGCTTACCTTCGGGAATTTATTTTGTCAACATTTCGACTACTGGCATACCAGTCACCATTAAAAAACTAATCAAATCATCTTGA
- a CDS encoding alpha/beta hydrolase — protein sequence MISCELTDIIHPEKVIIISSASSSEEVPKMYTFFKTFPVYREISPNIFKYSSYFLQPLYEPDRKLEKETCVSMLHAKDPLFIKRAVHLIVSWDRTEADNLNKNIIHIHGDIDNTLPIDKVKADYIIKGGSHMMVLTRSEEISRVIEREMTGN from the coding sequence ATGATCTCTTGTGAATTAACAGATATTATTCATCCTGAAAAAGTTATTATAATATCCAGTGCTTCGTCATCGGAGGAAGTTCCTAAAATGTATACTTTTTTCAAAACATTTCCGGTTTACAGAGAAATTTCACCGAATATATTTAAATATTCCAGTTATTTCCTGCAACCCCTTTACGAACCCGACCGCAAACTCGAAAAAGAAACCTGTGTAAGCATGTTACACGCAAAAGATCCATTATTTATTAAACGCGCAGTGCATTTAATTGTAAGCTGGGACAGAACCGAAGCAGATAATCTCAACAAAAATATTATTCATATTCACGGTGATATTGATAATACTTTACCGATAGATAAAGTTAAAGCTGATTATATTATTAAGGGTGGATCGCATATGATGGTGTTGACGAGGTCGGAGGAGATTTCGAGGGTGATTGAGAGGGAGATGACAGGGAATTAG
- a CDS encoding putative metal-binding motif-containing protein, whose amino-acid sequence MEKCYGGSGGEEGKSIIQDIDGNYVFSANASSSNGDLTLNNGANDFWAVKIDSNGEIIWQKSLGGSNEDLIPNIVQTSDNNYVMAGFSQSSDFDLTENNGDFDYWVVKLSTCNELYYADNDGDGFGDLLNDSMACNLPVGYVSDSSDCNDTNELIFPTAIDLCNSIDDNCNGLIDEDAIFTTWYSDADGDNFGDMFNDSISCFDLLEYVIDNTDCNDLNAEINPAAVEICNSIDDNCNTLIDEGLTIYTFYVDADGDFLEILIYLFIPVWK is encoded by the coding sequence TTGGAAAAATGCTATGGAGGAAGCGGAGGAGAAGAAGGTAAATCAATAATTCAGGATATAGATGGTAATTATGTTTTTTCTGCAAATGCCTCATCGTCTAATGGAGATTTGACCTTAAATAATGGAGCAAATGATTTTTGGGCTGTTAAAATTGATTCCAACGGAGAAATTATTTGGCAGAAATCTTTAGGAGGTTCAAATGAAGATCTTATTCCGAATATCGTTCAGACTTCAGATAATAATTATGTAATGGCTGGTTTTTCACAATCATCAGATTTTGATTTAACTGAAAACAACGGTGACTTTGATTATTGGGTTGTGAAACTTTCCACTTGTAATGAACTATATTATGCCGACAATGACGGTGATGGATTTGGTGATTTATTAAATGATTCGATGGCCTGCAATTTACCTGTAGGATATGTCTCAGACAGCTCCGATTGTAATGACACAAATGAATTAATATTCCCCACCGCAATTGATCTATGCAATTCAATTGACGATAACTGCAATGGCTTGATCGATGAAGATGCAATTTTTACCACCTGGTATTCAGATGCTGACGGAGATAATTTCGGCGATATGTTTAATGATTCCATTTCCTGTTTTGATTTACTTGAATATGTAATTGACAATACCGACTGTAATGATCTGAATGCTGAAATAAATCCTGCTGCGGTTGAAATTTGTAACAGTATTGACGATAACTGCAACACATTGATTGATGAAGGCTTAACGATCTACACCTTTTATGTAGATGCTGATGGAGATTTTTTGGAAATTCTGATATATTTATTTATTCCTGTTTGGAAATAA
- a CDS encoding T9SS type A sorting domain-containing protein yields MRKGTYFSQLLWRTLTDNHLQYLKTSTAMYTYNSNLAPTIFLAPSQKELYVYYTNVRSGSQLFAFDPGSLEDAYGGGTVTLSSSVSGEILDADQLYSTAGNSALYKINSAYTTAGAVPTCSLTVLAENTYEISSLDAITPSTTCPGGFSITGGICVTVPGYSMGYFVIPFTVTPRLGVVDDIYSIYPNPASTYFRVQQIDNINGEDNNILVEIYSIYGGLIQRLNVTENESIDISQLPVGVYNVLIKTEGSNTESESLIKMK; encoded by the coding sequence ATGAGAAAAGGAACATATTTCAGTCAATTACTATGGAGGACTCTTACCGATAATCACTTGCAATACCTTAAAACCTCGACAGCTATGTACACATATAACAGCAACTTAGCACCAACAATTTTTCTTGCACCTTCTCAAAAGGAACTTTACGTTTACTATACAAATGTAAGATCAGGTTCACAACTTTTCGCATTTGATCCAGGGTCATTGGAAGATGCTTATGGTGGCGGAACGGTAACCTTGAGTAGTTCAGTTTCAGGAGAAATTCTTGATGCTGATCAATTATACTCAACTGCTGGAAATAGTGCTCTTTATAAAATCAATAGTGCATACACAACAGCGGGTGCAGTTCCAACATGTTCTTTAACTGTTCTCGCAGAAAATACTTATGAGATTTCATCTTTAGATGCCATTACACCGTCTACTACTTGTCCGGGTGGGTTTTCAATTACAGGAGGTATTTGTGTTACTGTACCTGGTTATTCCATGGGTTATTTTGTAATACCTTTTACAGTTACCCCTAGATTAGGAGTTGTGGATGATATTTATAGCATATACCCAAATCCCGCCTCTACATATTTTAGGGTCCAACAAATAGATAATATAAATGGCGAGGATAATAATATTTTAGTTGAAATTTATAGCATCTATGGTGGTCTTATTCAAAGACTTAATGTAACTGAAAATGAATCAATTGATATTTCTCAATTACCTGTAGGTGTATATAATGTTTTAATTAAAACCGAAGGTTCAAATACAGAATCAGAAAGTTTAATTAAAATGAAGTGA
- the arfB gene encoding aminoacyl-tRNA hydrolase codes for MKTSFDLTPECTFKAVRSGGKGGQNVNKVSSKVELYFSISDSQILTAEQKEILLQKLSNRIQEDGFIRIVCDEDRSQLRNKNKSIEKLHELIIKALTPVKKRIKTKTPKAVKEKRIKEKKIKGDVKSLRRKPDVE; via the coding sequence ATGAAAACTTCGTTTGACCTTACCCCTGAATGTACGTTCAAAGCCGTAAGAAGCGGTGGCAAAGGTGGCCAAAACGTTAACAAGGTTTCTTCCAAGGTGGAATTGTATTTTTCTATTTCCGATTCGCAAATTCTGACTGCGGAACAAAAAGAAATATTATTACAAAAATTATCCAACAGAATTCAGGAAGATGGATTTATTCGTATTGTTTGTGATGAAGACCGGTCTCAATTAAGAAATAAGAATAAATCCATAGAAAAACTACATGAATTAATAATTAAAGCCCTCACACCTGTTAAAAAGCGTATTAAAACCAAAACACCGAAAGCGGTGAAGGAAAAGAGAATAAAGGAGAAAAAGATTAAGGGTGATGTGAAGAGTTTGCGGAGGAAGCCGGATGTGGAGTAG
- a CDS encoding MarR family transcriptional regulator, with product MNLENEIKQAKFDDEYHKLMVNLMFTNSWLSIRQIQFFRNYELSPQQYNILRILRGQYPKPASVNLLIDRMLDKMSNASRLVDKLALKGLVERKKCKTDARQVDVVLSKKGLKLLKQIDSEIKIFEGNLNKLDKKEAVILSDLLDKMRG from the coding sequence ATGAATCTGGAGAATGAAATAAAACAGGCGAAATTTGATGATGAGTATCACAAGCTAATGGTTAACTTAATGTTTACCAATAGCTGGTTAAGTATCAGGCAAATTCAGTTTTTCAGGAATTATGAATTGTCACCCCAACAATATAATATTCTTCGAATTTTGCGCGGACAATACCCCAAACCAGCAAGTGTAAACCTGTTGATAGACCGTATGCTCGATAAAATGAGTAATGCCTCACGTCTTGTAGATAAACTTGCATTAAAAGGTCTCGTAGAACGTAAAAAATGTAAAACCGATGCCCGGCAAGTTGATGTTGTATTATCAAAAAAAGGATTAAAATTGCTCAAACAAATAGATTCCGAAATAAAAATTTTCGAAGGAAATTTGAACAAACTCGACAAAAAGGAAGCGGTGATATTGAGTGATCTTCTGGATAAAATGAGAGGGTGA
- a CDS encoding T9SS type A sorting domain-containing protein: MDVVGMQYTVPTQDSVVIVGVLVPGAHYIGYVQAKCDGGWTDRSTILDFVTPAHREGELTDISIFPSLATDHLSVSLGSATGVTSIRIFDVKGSILLNKQYQVNEANTIVVVNEVRELAKGNYFILVESNGNKTTKQFIKQ, from the coding sequence GTGGATGTTGTTGGAATGCAATACACGGTTCCTACCCAGGATTCTGTGGTTATAGTAGGCGTATTGGTGCCTGGAGCGCATTATATTGGGTATGTGCAGGCAAAATGTGATGGTGGTTGGACGGATAGGTCAACCATACTGGATTTTGTTACTCCGGCGCATAGAGAAGGGGAATTAACTGATATCAGTATATTTCCATCACTTGCCACTGATCATTTATCCGTTTCTTTAGGTTCTGCTACTGGGGTAACGTCTATAAGAATATTTGATGTGAAGGGTTCCATATTGTTAAACAAACAATATCAGGTGAACGAAGCAAATACAATAGTTGTTGTTAATGAAGTGCGTGAGCTTGCTAAGGGAAATTACTTTATTTTGGTGGAAAGTAATGGGAATAAAACAACCAAACAATTTATAAAGCAGTAA